One Echinicola strongylocentroti DNA window includes the following coding sequences:
- a CDS encoding TlpA disulfide reductase family protein, with product MKKIVAFSFWFITVFSVANAQAIKVAEQIGESQLSPLADQKLMVVDFWASWCAPCIPATRQMEIYQDLFKDEIYFIAISDEYYGTITNHLKKHPIKLAVYQDADNYTFRKYNVTARPHVAVINTKGKLMWEGKPGDLSPERLQKLLKNERNRQSAQLASIIEYESIEAETTEVEEVTELEVDFCNGDCTEQLEVYGDYVDYQGKLSHLLATLFGVADAEVIMEYPDININAKVPYSQWSNYPEQVATEVTAQFGLEVLQSTKEMDFQELVLVDKTKLWDDTQINWGNEDNKVLVGTSRIEADDISLAELATLLSKEKKDLFIYRGEDAYQRDWDFHYKYSNLMKSELHDQFGIDLRPMRSTIPVLLVR from the coding sequence ATGAAAAAAATCGTAGCCTTTTCTTTTTGGTTTATTACTGTTTTTTCGGTGGCAAATGCCCAAGCGATCAAAGTGGCCGAGCAAATCGGTGAAAGCCAACTTTCTCCATTAGCAGACCAAAAGCTAATGGTCGTTGATTTTTGGGCGAGTTGGTGTGCGCCGTGTATTCCTGCTACCCGTCAAATGGAAATCTATCAAGATCTCTTTAAAGATGAAATCTATTTTATAGCCATTTCTGATGAATATTATGGAACCATTACCAACCATCTAAAAAAGCATCCAATCAAGTTGGCGGTTTATCAGGATGCTGATAACTATACTTTCAGAAAGTATAATGTAACCGCTAGGCCTCATGTGGCCGTGATCAATACGAAGGGAAAGCTGATGTGGGAAGGAAAGCCAGGTGACTTAAGCCCCGAAAGACTACAAAAGTTACTTAAAAATGAGCGCAATAGGCAATCTGCACAATTGGCTTCCATAATTGAATATGAGTCAATAGAAGCGGAAACTACTGAGGTGGAGGAAGTGACGGAACTGGAAGTCGATTTCTGCAATGGCGATTGTACTGAGCAATTGGAAGTATATGGCGATTATGTTGATTATCAAGGGAAGCTATCACATCTATTGGCCACCTTATTTGGAGTAGCTGATGCAGAAGTCATCATGGAATACCCAGATATCAATATCAATGCTAAGGTGCCGTATTCCCAATGGAGTAATTACCCGGAACAAGTAGCAACAGAAGTTACGGCTCAGTTTGGCTTAGAGGTATTGCAGAGTACAAAGGAAATGGATTTTCAGGAGTTGGTGCTAGTGGACAAAACCAAACTTTGGGACGATACCCAGATCAATTGGGGAAATGAAGACAATAAGGTCCTCGTGGGCACGAGTAGGATAGAGGCGGACGATATAAGTTTGGCGGAATTGGCCACATTACTTTCTAAAGAAAAAAAGGACCTATTCATATACAGGGGAGAAGATGCCTATCAGAGAGATTGGGATTTTCACTATAAGTACAGTAACCTGATGAAGAGCGAACTGCACGATCAGTTTGGTATTGACCTTCGCCCGATGCGGTCTACGATTCCTGTTTTGCTGGTACGTTGA
- a CDS encoding OmpA family protein — protein MKIFKLSLCCFIFQVGFVAAQDQQPSGSAPPTENPSPGKCYVKCITPDEFREETVTVMVKPQHTVLTTYPATFKTVEERVEVKEASKKLNYVPAVYETVEVPYISKEEAKNLKVIPATFQDDLEEIETYPEVGRWEYRILEDCPSANKEDCMVACYVEYPSKSEAVATKTLNSDARTTSTSTSEVKAVYRKEVIKTPARVDEIDIPAKYSTITRQVVDQPARVEEKTIPAVTKTVNKSVLVKKGGMTVWEEVNCELVGSANILPILYELNSAKITPKSVDIIDKNLLSVMRDSPALRIEIMSHTDSRGSDDYNLSLSQQRAQSVVNYLVGKGINRNRLEAKGYGETRLVNKCANGVDCTDAQHQANRRTEFRIIQ, from the coding sequence ATGAAGATTTTTAAATTGTCTCTATGCTGCTTTATCTTTCAAGTGGGATTTGTAGCAGCCCAGGACCAACAGCCCTCTGGTAGTGCCCCCCCAACCGAAAACCCATCCCCAGGAAAGTGCTATGTAAAATGTATCACGCCTGATGAATTCAGGGAAGAAACAGTTACGGTAATGGTCAAACCACAGCATACTGTACTAACGACTTATCCCGCCACTTTCAAAACCGTGGAAGAGCGAGTGGAAGTCAAGGAAGCATCAAAGAAGTTAAACTATGTTCCTGCTGTTTATGAAACAGTGGAGGTGCCATATATTTCGAAAGAAGAGGCAAAAAACCTTAAGGTAATACCAGCCACCTTTCAGGATGACCTAGAAGAGATAGAAACCTATCCAGAAGTAGGAAGATGGGAATACCGCATATTGGAAGATTGCCCTTCTGCCAATAAGGAGGACTGTATGGTGGCCTGCTACGTAGAATACCCTTCTAAAAGTGAAGCAGTTGCGACCAAAACACTCAATTCAGATGCCCGTACAACTTCTACCTCGACTTCCGAAGTTAAAGCCGTCTACAGAAAAGAAGTGATCAAAACTCCTGCAAGAGTTGATGAAATCGATATTCCTGCAAAATATTCCACCATTACCCGCCAAGTGGTGGACCAACCTGCCAGAGTAGAAGAGAAAACGATCCCTGCGGTGACCAAGACTGTCAACAAATCAGTACTTGTGAAAAAAGGAGGAATGACCGTTTGGGAAGAAGTGAACTGTGAACTGGTAGGATCTGCCAATATACTGCCCATACTTTATGAGCTGAACAGCGCCAAAATCACACCAAAATCAGTAGATATCATCGATAAAAACTTACTTTCCGTAATGAGGGATAGTCCTGCTTTGAGAATTGAGATCATGTCTCATACAGATTCTCGTGGTAGTGATGATTACAATTTGTCGCTTTCCCAGCAGAGAGCCCAATCTGTGGTGAACTATTTGGTAGGAAAAGGTATCAATAGAAACCGATTAGAGGCTAAGGGTTATGGCGAAACCCGATTGGTAAACAAATGCGCTAACGGTGTAGACTGTACAGATGCGCAACACCAAGCTAACCGTAGAACAGAATTCAGAATTATTCAATAA
- a CDS encoding OmpA family protein has protein sequence MKTFKLALCCFIFQVGFVAAQDQPPGNEPPSENPSPGKCYVKCITPDEFKEETVTVEVEPAYTVLKTYPATFKTVEERVLVKEASKELRYVPAVYETVEVPYISKEEAENLKVIPASFGDDLEEIETYPEVGRWEYRMLEDCPSANKEDCMVACYVEYPSKSETVQTKTLDADASTSPISIPEENGTYTKEVVQTPARMEETEIPAEYATITRQVVDQPARVEKETIPAVTETVTKTVLVKKGGMTVWEEVDCELVGSSNILPILYELNSARITPESEEIIDEHLLSVMRDSPALRIEIMSHTDSRGSDDYNMSLSQQRAQSVVNYLVGKGINRNRLEAKGYGETRLVNKCANGVDCTDAQHQANRRTEFRIIQ, from the coding sequence ATGAAGACTTTTAAATTGGCTCTATGCTGCTTTATCTTTCAAGTTGGATTTGTAGCAGCCCAAGACCAACCACCGGGAAATGAGCCCCCATCCGAAAACCCCTCCCCAGGAAAATGCTATGTAAAATGCATCACACCTGATGAATTTAAAGAGGAAACCGTAACAGTGGAAGTGGAGCCAGCATACACTGTGCTAAAAACTTATCCTGCCACATTCAAAACCGTAGAAGAACGTGTTTTGGTCAAGGAAGCATCTAAGGAACTCAGGTATGTGCCAGCGGTCTATGAGACCGTGGAAGTTCCTTATATTTCAAAAGAGGAAGCTGAAAACCTAAAAGTAATCCCAGCCTCATTTGGGGATGACCTGGAAGAAATTGAAACATACCCTGAAGTAGGTAGATGGGAATACAGAATGTTGGAAGATTGCCCTTCAGCTAATAAAGAGGACTGTATGGTCGCTTGCTACGTCGAGTACCCATCTAAAAGTGAAACAGTACAGACCAAAACACTTGATGCTGATGCCAGCACATCTCCTATCTCGATCCCGGAAGAAAATGGCACTTACACCAAAGAAGTAGTCCAAACTCCTGCCAGGATGGAAGAAACCGAAATTCCTGCTGAATATGCTACGATTACCCGACAGGTAGTAGATCAACCTGCACGTGTCGAAAAAGAGACCATTCCTGCCGTAACCGAAACGGTGACCAAAACCGTTTTGGTAAAGAAAGGTGGTATGACCGTTTGGGAAGAAGTGGACTGCGAATTGGTGGGATCTTCCAATATACTGCCCATACTTTATGAACTGAACAGTGCCAGAATCACACCAGAATCAGAAGAAATTATCGATGAACATTTACTTTCCGTAATGAGAGATAGCCCTGCCTTGAGAATTGAGATTATGTCTCATACGGATTCTCGTGGTAGTGATGATTACAATATGTCACTTTCCCAGCAGAGAGCCCAATCTGTGGTGAACTATTTGGTAGGAAAAGGTATCAATAGAAACCGATTAGAGGCTAAGGGTTATGGCGAAACCCGATTGGTAAACAAATGCGCTAACGGCGTAGATTGTACAGATGCGCAACACCAAGCTAACCGTAGAACAGAATTCAGAATTATTCAATAA